A genomic segment from Cryptosporangium minutisporangium encodes:
- a CDS encoding lysine N(6)-hydroxylase/L-ornithine N(5)-oxygenase family protein: MSERGLDLVGIGFGPSNLAMAIAVAEHNSRPRGAEQGPEGTVAARFLERQPEFGWHRGMLLEDATMQVSFLKDLVTLRNPTSEFSFLRYLHDRDRLVDFINHKTLFPLRVEFHDYFTWAASQVADQVSYDTEVISVLPVAEDPVENGVITAVDVVARSAGAIVTHRARNLVVGTGLRPRMPAGVQQSARVWHSSDLLRNVDSIRGTEPRRLVVVGAGQSAAEAVAFLHEQFPSAEVCAVISRYGYSPADDSSFANRIFDPDAVDEYFDAPAEVKQAMMAYHGNTNYSVVDIDLIQELYRRTYREKVLGRERLRMLNLTRTAAVEENAGSLAVTLQSLVSGERTVLDADVAVFATGYDEADPYAVLGELGDLCLRDAYGRPQVGRDYRALTDPRLRCGIYLQGGTEHTHGISSALLSNTAVRVGEVLDSVLHRRAASVLMAA, from the coding sequence ATGTCTGAGCGTGGACTCGATCTCGTCGGTATCGGCTTCGGCCCGTCCAACCTGGCGATGGCGATCGCGGTAGCCGAGCACAACTCCCGCCCACGCGGCGCGGAGCAAGGTCCGGAAGGGACGGTCGCGGCCAGATTTCTCGAGCGGCAGCCGGAGTTCGGTTGGCACCGCGGCATGCTGCTGGAGGACGCCACCATGCAGGTGTCGTTCCTCAAAGACCTGGTGACGCTGCGGAACCCCACCAGCGAATTCAGCTTCCTCCGGTACCTGCACGACCGGGACCGCCTGGTCGACTTCATCAACCACAAGACGCTGTTCCCGCTGCGGGTCGAGTTCCACGACTACTTCACCTGGGCCGCGAGCCAGGTCGCCGACCAGGTCAGCTACGACACCGAGGTCATCTCGGTGCTGCCGGTGGCTGAAGACCCAGTCGAGAACGGCGTCATTACCGCGGTGGACGTCGTCGCGCGGAGCGCCGGCGCGATCGTCACCCACCGGGCCCGCAACCTGGTGGTCGGCACCGGTCTGCGGCCGCGGATGCCCGCCGGTGTACAGCAGTCGGCGCGGGTATGGCACTCCAGCGACCTGCTGCGCAACGTCGACTCGATCCGGGGCACCGAGCCACGCCGACTCGTCGTCGTCGGCGCCGGGCAGAGCGCGGCCGAAGCCGTCGCGTTCCTGCACGAGCAGTTCCCGTCGGCGGAGGTCTGCGCGGTGATCTCGCGCTACGGCTACTCACCGGCCGACGACAGTTCGTTCGCCAACCGGATCTTCGACCCGGACGCGGTCGACGAGTACTTCGACGCCCCGGCCGAGGTCAAGCAAGCCATGATGGCCTACCACGGGAACACGAACTACTCCGTCGTGGACATCGACCTGATCCAGGAGTTGTACCGCCGCACGTACCGCGAGAAGGTGCTCGGCCGCGAGCGGCTGCGCATGCTCAACCTGACCCGGACGGCGGCGGTCGAGGAGAACGCCGGCTCGCTGGCGGTCACCCTGCAGTCGCTGGTCAGCGGCGAGCGCACGGTGCTCGACGCGGACGTCGCGGTGTTCGCGACCGGTTACGACGAGGCCGACCCGTACGCGGTCCTCGGTGAGCTCGGCGACCTCTGCCTGCGCGACGCGTACGGTCGGCCGCAGGTGGGGCGCGACTACCGGGCGCTGACCGATCCCCGCCTGCGCTGCGGTATCTACCTGCAGGGCGGCACCGAGCACACGCACGGCATCTCGTCCGCGCTGCTGTCGAACACCGCCGTCCGGGTGGGCGAGGTGCTCGACTCGGTGCTGCACCGCCGTGCCGCCTCGGTCCTGATGGCCGCCTGA
- a CDS encoding methionyl-tRNA formyltransferase: protein MRVVMFGYQTWGHRTLRALLDSDHDVVTVVTHPPGGGVYERVWSDSVADLAKSADVPVLLRDRPDDDELHEALKAAAPDVIVANNWRTWIPPRIFELPRLGTLNIHDALLPAYAGFSPLIWALINGEREVGVTAHLMDATLDAGPIVAQRAIPVGPKDTATDLFYATLDLIEPILQDALAALESGRTDFPPQDRSKASFFHKRSEEDIRIDWTWSAEELERLVRAQSAPYPAAFCYHGQERLEILAADVSDAVYGGTPGRIFYREGGGIAIVAGADARRGRNRALLIRKVRTSEGKELDALEYFTRMGGYLTSRPA, encoded by the coding sequence ATGCGGGTCGTCATGTTCGGCTATCAGACCTGGGGGCATCGGACGCTCCGGGCCTTGCTGGACTCCGACCACGACGTCGTGACGGTCGTGACCCACCCTCCGGGCGGCGGAGTCTACGAGCGAGTGTGGTCCGATTCGGTCGCTGACCTGGCGAAATCCGCCGACGTCCCGGTCCTGCTCCGCGACCGTCCGGACGACGACGAGCTGCACGAGGCACTGAAAGCGGCGGCGCCCGACGTCATCGTGGCGAACAACTGGCGCACCTGGATCCCGCCCCGCATCTTCGAACTCCCCCGTCTCGGGACGCTCAACATCCACGATGCACTGCTCCCGGCCTACGCCGGCTTCTCGCCGCTGATCTGGGCACTGATCAACGGTGAGCGAGAGGTCGGCGTCACCGCCCACCTGATGGACGCCACCCTGGACGCCGGGCCGATCGTGGCCCAGCGGGCGATCCCGGTGGGGCCGAAGGACACCGCAACCGACCTGTTCTACGCCACCCTCGACCTCATCGAGCCGATCCTGCAAGACGCGCTCGCCGCGCTGGAGAGTGGACGGACCGACTTCCCACCACAGGACCGGTCGAAGGCCAGCTTCTTCCACAAGCGATCCGAAGAGGACATCCGGATCGACTGGACCTGGTCGGCCGAGGAGCTCGAGCGCCTGGTCCGGGCTCAGTCCGCGCCCTACCCGGCCGCGTTCTGCTACCACGGGCAGGAGCGGCTGGAGATCCTCGCGGCGGACGTGTCGGACGCGGTCTACGGCGGTACGCCGGGGCGGATCTTCTACCGGGAGGGCGGTGGGATCGCGATCGTCGCGGGCGCCGACGCGCGTCGGGGCCGCAACCGCGCGCTGCTGATCCGGAAGGTCCGGACGTCCGAGGGCAAGGAGCTCGACGCGCTGGAGTACTTCACCCGGATGGGCGGCTACCTGACCAGCCGCCCGGCCTGA
- a CDS encoding GntR family transcriptional regulator, translating to MTTATEPVLGSAARAVADLRERVTAGQLAPGSRLSEAAWTGPLGVSRNTLREAFSTLIEEGLLVRVPHRGVFVATLSPAQIADIYRVRILLECTALREAPTDPPRVEGMRAAVDDAARYAAAGDWRAVGTANMRFHEQIIALAGSPRLNAWMKQLTAELRLAFVAASDTAALHRPFVPRNAEITAVYEAGDAERAAGLLREYLLMSERIVLGALS from the coding sequence ATGACGACTGCAACGGAGCCGGTACTGGGCTCGGCCGCCCGCGCGGTGGCTGATCTGCGGGAACGGGTCACCGCGGGGCAGCTCGCGCCGGGCAGCCGACTGTCCGAGGCGGCGTGGACCGGGCCGCTCGGCGTCTCCCGCAACACGCTCCGCGAGGCGTTCAGCACGCTGATCGAAGAGGGCCTGCTCGTCCGTGTCCCGCACCGCGGCGTCTTCGTCGCGACGCTCTCCCCGGCGCAGATCGCGGACATCTACCGCGTCCGGATCCTGCTGGAGTGCACCGCCCTGCGGGAAGCGCCGACCGATCCGCCGCGCGTCGAGGGCATGCGCGCGGCGGTGGACGACGCCGCGCGCTACGCGGCGGCCGGCGACTGGCGGGCGGTGGGCACCGCGAACATGCGGTTCCACGAGCAGATCATCGCGCTGGCCGGTAGCCCGCGGCTGAACGCCTGGATGAAGCAGCTGACCGCGGAGCTGCGCCTGGCCTTCGTGGCCGCGTCCGACACCGCGGCCCTGCACCGGCCGTTCGTCCCGCGCAACGCGGAGATCACCGCGGTGTACGAGGCGGGCGACGCCGAGCGCGCCGCCGGCCTGCTGCGCGAGTACCTGCTGATGTCCGAGCGGATCGTCCTGGGCGCGCTGTCGTAG
- a CDS encoding putative hydro-lyase has protein sequence MRKEFRAGLVCPTAGLAPGVTQANLIALPRDWAWDMLLYGQRNPQPCPVLDVSDPGVPSTVLAPGADLRTDLPLYRIWRDGALVDEVPDATAAWRDDLVAFLIGCSFTFETGLLAAGIDVRHVTAGCNVPMYRTNRNCRPAGRLHGELVVSMRPIPADRVADAVRISARYPAVHGAPVHVGDPAALGIPALDRPDYGDPVEVRPGELPVFWACGVTPQAAVVASAVPYAITHAPGHMFVTDVPDSRYQV, from the coding sequence GTGCGGAAGGAGTTCCGCGCCGGGCTGGTCTGCCCGACCGCGGGCCTCGCGCCCGGCGTCACGCAGGCCAACCTGATCGCGCTGCCCCGCGACTGGGCCTGGGACATGCTGCTCTACGGGCAGCGCAACCCGCAGCCGTGCCCGGTGCTGGACGTCTCCGACCCGGGCGTGCCGTCCACCGTGCTCGCCCCCGGCGCCGACCTGCGCACCGACCTGCCGCTCTACCGGATCTGGCGGGACGGCGCGCTGGTCGACGAGGTGCCCGACGCCACCGCGGCCTGGCGGGACGACCTCGTCGCGTTCCTGATCGGCTGCAGCTTCACGTTCGAGACCGGGCTGCTCGCCGCCGGTATCGACGTCCGGCACGTCACCGCAGGCTGCAACGTGCCGATGTACCGGACCAACCGGAACTGCCGCCCGGCCGGGCGGCTGCACGGGGAGCTGGTGGTGTCGATGCGGCCGATCCCGGCCGACCGGGTCGCCGACGCGGTGCGGATCAGCGCGCGCTACCCGGCGGTGCACGGTGCGCCGGTGCACGTCGGGGACCCGGCGGCGCTGGGCATCCCGGCGCTGGACCGCCCCGACTACGGCGACCCGGTCGAGGTGCGCCCCGGCGAGCTGCCGGTGTTCTGGGCCTGCGGGGTGACGCCGCAGGCCGCGGTCGTCGCGTCGGCGGTGCCGTACGCGATCACGCATGCCCCGGGCCACATGTTCGTCACCGACGTGCCGGACAGCCGGTACCAGGTCTGA
- a CDS encoding 5-oxoprolinase subunit PxpA — translation MARIDLNSDLGESFGAWRLGDDAAMLAVVTSANVACGFHAGDPRALLSTCERAVAAGVVIGAQVGYRDLPGFGRRFIDYAPADLVADVLYQLGALEGLARVAGSRVRYVKPHGALYNAIVHHEGQAAAVVEAVARYDPGLPVLGLPGSAFLRLAEKAGLRTVAEAFVDRGYTPAGTLVPRGEPGALLEDPVEVADRMLRLVERGEIVAVDGTVVEVRADSLCVHGDSPGAVAMAEAVRGALVGAGVEIAPFVTAGDRR, via the coding sequence ATGGCTCGCATCGATCTCAACAGCGATCTGGGAGAGAGCTTCGGCGCCTGGCGCCTCGGTGACGACGCTGCGATGCTCGCGGTGGTCACCAGCGCGAACGTCGCCTGTGGGTTCCACGCCGGTGACCCCCGCGCGCTGCTGTCCACGTGCGAGCGGGCGGTCGCCGCCGGTGTGGTGATCGGCGCCCAGGTCGGCTACCGGGACCTGCCGGGGTTCGGCCGCCGCTTCATCGACTACGCCCCGGCGGATCTCGTCGCGGACGTGCTGTACCAGCTCGGGGCACTGGAGGGGTTGGCCCGAGTTGCCGGCAGCCGCGTCCGGTACGTGAAGCCGCACGGGGCGCTCTACAACGCGATCGTCCACCACGAGGGTCAGGCGGCGGCGGTCGTGGAGGCGGTCGCCCGCTACGACCCGGGTCTGCCGGTGCTCGGCCTGCCGGGGTCGGCGTTCCTCCGGTTGGCCGAGAAGGCGGGGCTGCGCACGGTCGCCGAGGCGTTCGTGGACCGCGGGTACACCCCGGCCGGAACGCTCGTCCCACGCGGGGAGCCCGGCGCGCTGCTGGAGGACCCGGTCGAGGTCGCCGATCGGATGCTGCGCCTTGTGGAGCGCGGGGAGATCGTCGCGGTCGACGGCACGGTGGTCGAGGTGCGCGCCGACTCGCTCTGCGTCCACGGGGACTCGCCCGGGGCGGTGGCGATGGCGGAGGCGGTGCGTGGCGCGCTGGTGGGCGCAGGCGTCGAGATCGCGCCGTTCGTGACCGCGGGCGACCGACGATGA
- a CDS encoding glycosyltransferase, whose protein sequence is MRILFSTWPAHGHVLPLLPLIRAAQRAGHDVVVASGAEGAAEVSRRGIAVWDVGPSRAEADAAFRADPPDLGALPPDQRMPTVIRRMFGAAAPQRAAALVPRAERWQPDLVVHPITELAGAIAAERTGARHAVHGLGPLPAEAWEWFGARFGALCADWDVPDLTTAILERPYLDNCPPSLQADAVRDFRNRLPVRPATDEPDGDPLPWTDAQLDALPYDRTLHLTLGTLFHGATEVFATALAGLRRLPVNVLVTVGPGTDPGRLGAQPPHVLVADFAPHALLLPRCAGLVTQGGAGTIVAALCHGLPHLILPQGADQFVNGAAAERAGLALVVPPSELTPDAVEGAARRLLDDPSLSAAARAVQAEIAALPSPDAVLEDLLHLPDC, encoded by the coding sequence ATGCGGATCCTGTTCAGTACCTGGCCTGCGCACGGCCACGTGCTTCCGCTGTTGCCGTTGATCCGGGCGGCCCAGCGCGCCGGGCACGACGTCGTCGTGGCGTCCGGTGCCGAGGGTGCGGCGGAGGTGTCCCGGCGAGGTATCGCCGTCTGGGACGTCGGGCCGAGCCGCGCGGAGGCGGACGCCGCGTTCCGGGCCGACCCACCCGATCTCGGTGCGCTCCCACCCGACCAGCGGATGCCGACGGTCATCCGGCGGATGTTCGGTGCCGCCGCGCCGCAGCGGGCGGCGGCGCTGGTGCCCCGCGCCGAGCGGTGGCAGCCCGATCTGGTCGTCCACCCGATCACCGAGCTGGCCGGTGCGATCGCAGCCGAGCGCACCGGGGCCCGGCACGCGGTGCACGGGCTGGGGCCGCTGCCGGCCGAGGCCTGGGAGTGGTTCGGTGCCCGCTTCGGTGCGCTCTGCGCCGACTGGGACGTGCCCGACCTGACGACCGCGATCCTCGAGCGTCCGTACCTGGACAACTGCCCACCGTCCCTGCAGGCGGACGCCGTGCGGGACTTCCGCAACCGGCTGCCGGTGCGGCCGGCGACCGACGAGCCCGACGGCGACCCGCTGCCGTGGACGGACGCGCAGCTGGACGCCCTGCCCTACGACCGGACGCTGCACCTGACGCTCGGCACGCTGTTCCACGGGGCGACCGAGGTGTTCGCGACCGCGCTGGCCGGCCTGCGACGCCTTCCGGTCAACGTGCTGGTGACGGTGGGGCCGGGGACCGATCCCGGTCGGCTCGGCGCGCAGCCGCCGCACGTCCTGGTTGCGGACTTCGCGCCGCACGCGCTGCTGCTGCCGCGCTGCGCGGGGCTGGTCACCCAGGGCGGCGCGGGGACGATCGTCGCGGCGCTCTGCCACGGTCTGCCGCACCTGATCCTGCCGCAGGGCGCCGACCAGTTCGTCAACGGCGCCGCCGCGGAGCGCGCAGGGTTGGCGCTGGTCGTCCCACCGTCGGAGCTGACCCCGGACGCCGTCGAGGGGGCGGCGAGGCGGCTCCTCGACGACCCGTCGTTGTCTGCGGCCGCCCGCGCTGTGCAGGCGGAGATCGCGGCGCTGCCGAGCCCCGATGCGGTGCTGGAGGACCTGCTGCACTTGCCAGATTGTTGA
- a CDS encoding VOC family protein, which produces MTETTSAQTTAPTAATEPPPTVWPTLSATNARALIDFLVTAFGFQEIVAHADGGVIQHAELAWPEGGGVMLGQDRNDPEHVWKMPPGSFGAYVVTSTPDAIHDRAVAAGAEIVVALVDTDYGARNFAARDPEGNLWSFGTYRGHPY; this is translated from the coding sequence ATGACCGAAACCACATCAGCGCAGACCACCGCCCCCACAGCCGCCACCGAACCGCCGCCGACGGTGTGGCCGACCCTCAGTGCCACGAACGCCAGGGCCCTGATCGACTTCCTGGTCACCGCGTTCGGTTTCCAGGAGATCGTGGCGCACGCGGACGGCGGCGTCATCCAGCACGCCGAGCTGGCCTGGCCGGAGGGCGGGGGCGTCATGCTCGGGCAGGATCGGAACGACCCGGAGCACGTGTGGAAGATGCCGCCGGGCTCGTTCGGTGCCTACGTGGTGACCAGCACGCCGGACGCGATCCACGACCGGGCGGTGGCCGCCGGTGCGGAGATCGTGGTGGCGTTGGTCGACACCGACTACGGGGCTCGGAACTTCGCGGCCCGTGACCCCGAGGGCAACCTCTGGTCGTTCGGTACGTACCGCGGACACCCGTACTGA
- a CDS encoding helix-turn-helix domain-containing protein has translation MLTADQRENGAVINEAVHVRPAPALRPYVAWYSGYRQVGLAPGRHRGLPSPYLTLIVTLDDPLVVEAHPDPAQPGATYTTLVGGLHTVPALITHDGRQSGVQLALHPLGARALLGLPAGEIGHLDLCGEEVLGPVAVELHERLRAARTWPARFAALDDVLLRACAGRRNPYPAPELAEAWRLLVACEYTVAAAADTVGWSPRRLSERFGAELGISPKTAAKIARFDRARRRLLAVPGPVAAGPMGGPGLGLADLAVACGYYDQAHLARDFRELAGVSPSQWLGEERRFIQAHGDVLDAV, from the coding sequence ATGCTCACGGCTGACCAGCGCGAGAATGGGGCGGTGATCAACGAGGCGGTCCACGTCCGGCCCGCCCCGGCGCTGCGACCCTACGTCGCCTGGTACTCCGGCTACCGGCAGGTCGGCCTCGCCCCGGGGCGGCACCGCGGGCTGCCCTCGCCCTACCTGACCCTCATCGTCACGCTCGACGACCCGCTCGTCGTCGAGGCGCACCCCGATCCAGCGCAACCCGGTGCCACGTACACCACGCTCGTCGGCGGGCTGCACACGGTTCCGGCGCTGATCACGCACGACGGCCGGCAGTCCGGGGTGCAGCTCGCCCTGCATCCGCTCGGAGCCCGCGCGTTGCTCGGCCTGCCGGCCGGCGAGATCGGTCACCTCGACCTCTGCGGCGAGGAGGTGCTCGGCCCGGTCGCGGTGGAACTGCACGAGCGGTTGCGCGCCGCGCGGACCTGGCCGGCCCGCTTCGCGGCGCTCGACGACGTCCTGCTGCGGGCGTGCGCGGGCCGACGCAACCCGTACCCCGCACCGGAGCTCGCCGAAGCCTGGCGCCTGCTCGTCGCGTGCGAGTACACGGTCGCCGCGGCGGCGGACACCGTCGGCTGGAGCCCGCGCCGGCTGTCCGAGCGGTTCGGCGCCGAACTGGGGATATCGCCGAAGACCGCGGCGAAGATCGCCCGCTTCGACCGGGCGCGCCGGCGGCTCCTCGCGGTGCCCGGCCCGGTCGCGGCCGGACCGATGGGCGGACCCGGTCTGGGTCTGGCCGACCTGGCGGTCGCCTGCGGCTACTACGACCAGGCGCACCTCGCGCGGGACTTCCGTGAGCTCGCCGGCGTCTCGCCCAGCCAGTGGCTGGGGGAGGAGCGCCGATTCATCCAAGCGCACGGCGACGTGCTGGATGCAGTCTGA
- a CDS encoding MmcQ/YjbR family DNA-binding protein: MATWDDVRRLALALPETSESVSYGAPAWKVRNKGFVWDRPLRKADHDQLGAAAPDGPVLGVQVADEGVKAALIADDPDVFFTIPHFDGYPAVLVRLDRIGVEELAEVVTEAWLLRAPKRVAKAFLDAHG, encoded by the coding sequence ATGGCTACCTGGGACGACGTACGCCGGTTGGCCCTCGCGCTGCCGGAGACCAGCGAAAGCGTCTCGTACGGCGCTCCGGCCTGGAAGGTCCGGAACAAGGGCTTCGTCTGGGACCGGCCGCTGCGCAAGGCCGATCATGACCAGCTCGGAGCCGCCGCACCCGACGGCCCCGTCCTCGGCGTCCAGGTCGCGGACGAGGGGGTGAAGGCCGCGCTGATCGCCGACGACCCGGACGTGTTCTTCACGATTCCGCACTTCGACGGGTACCCGGCGGTGCTCGTCCGGCTCGACCGGATCGGGGTCGAGGAGCTCGCCGAGGTGGTCACCGAGGCCTGGCTGCTCCGCGCCCCGAAGCGCGTGGCGAAAGCGTTCCTGGATGCTCACGGCTGA
- a CDS encoding TfoX/Sxy family protein: MTPDEHFDDIVDDLVPEGVHASKMFGSRALKLDRKVFAVVHSDDMVFRLGAGTPAHADALELAGAELFDPSGMQRPTKGWVVVPVDHVDRWPEFARAALGHLRGELAANRR; the protein is encoded by the coding sequence ATGACACCGGACGAGCATTTCGACGACATCGTCGACGACCTGGTCCCCGAGGGGGTGCACGCCTCGAAGATGTTCGGCAGCCGGGCGTTGAAGCTCGACCGCAAGGTCTTCGCGGTCGTGCACAGCGACGACATGGTGTTCCGGCTCGGCGCCGGGACGCCCGCGCACGCGGATGCACTGGAGCTCGCCGGTGCGGAGCTGTTCGACCCGTCCGGCATGCAGCGCCCGACCAAGGGGTGGGTGGTCGTCCCGGTCGACCACGTCGACCGATGGCCGGAGTTCGCGCGTGCCGCGCTGGGACACTTGCGCGGCGAGCTCGCCGCCAATCGCCGGTAG
- a CDS encoding TetR/AcrR family transcriptional regulator — translation MDTAERLIAGMQELLWERGYVGTSPRAIQQRADVGQGSMYHHFTGKPDLAGAAIRRSAADLRALASAELDGPGSAFDRIAAYLRRDRDVLRGCRVGRLTQDPDVVATPELRAPLEETLGWLRERLAGLLAEGIAAGEFARDLDPDDVARTLVAVVQGGYVLARAADDPDEFRRAVNGALALLAAARSE, via the coding sequence ATGGACACTGCGGAGCGCCTGATCGCCGGGATGCAGGAGCTGCTGTGGGAGCGCGGATACGTGGGCACCAGCCCGCGAGCGATCCAGCAGCGGGCCGACGTCGGCCAGGGCAGCATGTACCACCACTTCACCGGCAAGCCCGACCTCGCCGGAGCCGCGATCCGGCGCAGCGCGGCCGATCTGCGTGCGCTCGCCTCCGCGGAGCTCGACGGCCCGGGTAGCGCGTTCGACCGGATCGCCGCCTACCTGCGCCGCGACCGGGACGTGCTGCGGGGGTGCCGGGTCGGCCGACTCACCCAGGACCCGGACGTGGTCGCCACGCCCGAACTGCGCGCACCGCTGGAGGAGACGCTCGGCTGGCTGCGCGAGCGGCTCGCGGGCCTGCTCGCCGAGGGCATCGCGGCCGGTGAGTTCGCCCGCGACCTCGACCCCGACGACGTCGCCAGGACGCTGGTCGCCGTCGTCCAGGGCGGTTACGTCCTCGCCCGCGCGGCCGACGACCCGGACGAGTTCCGCCGGGCCGTGAACGGGGCGCTCGCACTGCTCGCCGCCGCTCGATCCGAATAG
- a CDS encoding DUF4865 family protein gives MGPAGYAMQYEIPLPADYDMDVIRHRPPLVGRHPAGTGGGVTRGAHPV, from the coding sequence ATAGGACCCGCCGGGTACGCCATGCAGTACGAGATTCCGCTGCCCGCCGATTACGACATGGACGTCATCCGACACCGGCCGCCACTGGTAGGCCGGCACCCGGCCGGTACCGGAGGGGGCGTTACCCGGGGTGCGCACCCGGTTTGA
- the glpK gene encoding glycerol kinase GlpK, translating into MVSRYVIAIDQGTTSTRCIVFDQRGSLVSVAQREHRQLYPRPGWVEHDAVEIWRNVRRIVPRAVAEAGIDASQVVGIGIANQRETSVLWDRRTGEPVGQALVWQDTRADGVVEELAAHADAKDVETRCGLPLATYFSAPKLRWQLAHVPGLRERAERGEILFGTMETWLIWNLTGGPRGGVHVTDVTNASRTMLMDLRTLQWSPEQLEFFDIPAGILPEIRSSAEVYGVCSTVLPGVAITAALGDQQAALFGQVCFAPGDAKCTYGTGSFLLLNTGAEVVQSTHGLLSTVGYQIAGEPATYALEGSIAITGSLVQWFRDSLGLISTAPEIETLARTVEDNGGCYIVPAFSGLFAPYWRSEARGVIVGLTSYITKGHLARAVLEATGWQTREVVDAMNADSGLDLRTLRVDGGMTSDNLLMQFLADVLDVPVVRPMVAETVSLGAAYAAGLAVGYWADLAALRQNWHRAAQWIPAMAADRRAEEYDNWQRAVERTFGWIKPGAHPG; encoded by the coding sequence ATGGTGTCGCGCTACGTGATCGCGATCGACCAGGGAACCACCTCCACCCGCTGCATCGTCTTCGACCAACGCGGGAGCCTGGTCTCGGTCGCGCAGCGTGAGCACCGCCAGCTCTACCCGCGGCCCGGCTGGGTGGAGCACGACGCGGTGGAGATCTGGCGCAATGTCCGGCGGATCGTGCCGCGGGCGGTCGCCGAGGCGGGGATCGACGCGAGCCAGGTGGTCGGGATCGGCATCGCGAACCAGCGGGAGACCAGCGTCCTGTGGGACCGGCGCACCGGCGAGCCGGTCGGTCAGGCGCTGGTCTGGCAGGACACCCGGGCCGACGGTGTGGTCGAGGAGCTGGCCGCGCACGCCGACGCCAAGGACGTCGAGACGCGCTGCGGGTTACCGCTGGCCACCTACTTCTCCGCACCCAAGCTGCGGTGGCAGCTCGCGCACGTGCCGGGGCTGCGGGAGCGGGCCGAACGTGGCGAGATCCTGTTCGGCACGATGGAGACCTGGCTGATCTGGAACCTCACCGGGGGTCCGCGGGGCGGCGTTCACGTCACCGACGTCACCAACGCCAGCCGCACGATGCTGATGGACCTGCGGACGCTGCAGTGGAGTCCGGAGCAGCTCGAGTTCTTCGACATCCCGGCCGGGATCCTGCCGGAGATCCGGTCGTCGGCCGAGGTGTACGGGGTGTGTTCCACGGTGCTGCCGGGGGTGGCGATCACGGCCGCCCTCGGCGATCAGCAGGCCGCGCTGTTCGGTCAGGTCTGCTTCGCGCCCGGCGACGCCAAGTGCACCTACGGCACCGGCAGCTTCCTGCTGCTCAACACCGGCGCCGAGGTCGTCCAGTCGACGCACGGTCTGCTCTCGACGGTCGGGTACCAGATCGCCGGCGAGCCGGCGACGTACGCGCTGGAGGGCTCGATCGCGATCACCGGGTCGCTGGTGCAGTGGTTCCGGGATTCGCTCGGGCTGATCAGCACTGCACCGGAGATCGAGACGCTGGCGCGCACGGTCGAGGACAACGGCGGCTGCTACATCGTCCCGGCGTTCTCCGGGCTGTTCGCGCCGTACTGGCGGAGCGAAGCCCGGGGTGTCATCGTCGGGCTGACCTCGTACATCACCAAGGGCCACCTCGCCCGTGCGGTGCTGGAGGCGACCGGCTGGCAGACCCGCGAGGTCGTCGACGCGATGAACGCCGACTCCGGGCTCGACTTGCGGACGCTGCGGGTGGACGGGGGGATGACCTCGGACAATCTGTTGATGCAGTTCCTCGCCGACGTGCTGGACGTGCCGGTGGTACGGCCGATGGTCGCCGAGACCGTGTCGCTCGGCGCGGCGTACGCGGCCGGGCTGGCGGTCGGGTACTGGGCCGATCTGGCGGCGCTGCGGCAGAACTGGCACCGGGCGGCCCAGTGGATACCGGCGATGGCGGCCGATCGCCGGGCGGAGGAGTACGACAACTGGCAGCGCGCGGTCGAGCGGACGTTCGGCTGGATCAAACCGGGTGCGCACCCCGGGTAA